In the Arachis hypogaea cultivar Tifrunner chromosome 20, arahy.Tifrunner.gnm2.J5K5, whole genome shotgun sequence genome, ataaaaaaattaattattttacaaaaaaagaaaaaaaataattgtaaattaaatttttattatttgattttcatatATCGGTTTACTTTTTTTGGTATTTAAATACAATTgtagttttaaattataaataataatagtgTATTAATAAGTGCccattgatttaattttttagtattaaatgtatataaaaataaataaaaaattaattagaataacaaattatttataatttaattaaaatatttaaatttaaatttaaaaaaaatattttttataaattatatataataaataatattttaaaaaaatatttattaattttttttaatttttatatttttattatatttttaatataattaataatatttaataaaatttattttaagttatatatttttatttttattttttattttttggatccATCACCGGATATAGATACTAATATTTGGCTCGAATTGAATTGCGCTTCTTGATATTATTATTGTCCTCAATGTCACCCACAAAACAAGAATGTGAACATATGAGGAAAAGTTTGATACAATTATGTGGCTCGAGTTAATGTCCTCAAACTTCAACAATAATGGAGAGGGATAGATTTTGTTAGAATAACATAACCCTACTTGTATCATATATGGAGCTTGTTTGGATGTGAttttcaaaaaagattttttttaataattttttaaaaagattttttataaaaataaaaataattttatatttagataatttatataaaaaaaatttatctatcaattatatttggataaaataaaataaaaatatttttttatttatttatataaattttttttaaaatatatctttttaaaaaagatgtaaattataatttctcaaaaataatatttttttatttttttagtatttttacttttactattaaaaatttgttaaacacattaaaaaataaaaaatatttttttattaaaaaaatcttattttatcgATTTAATAGCGTccaaacaagcacataaaaaaaatatttttaaaaaagaaaaaggttgtATTTTATTACAACTATCTGTTAATTATTGCGTCGTTCTTAATAAATGCCTCTAATTAATTATACCAAAACTATCTATTATTTCATTAACCATGTTacatgtataaaaataaaatatatattaaaataatataaaatataaaatataaaactcaaaaaattagtaaataattagtaaataaattaattattttatagcaaattagaaaatagaattttatagtttaagaaataaagaaaattaaaataagaattttgacactaattttaaaaaatttggtccAAAATTAAACCGAACGAATCAAACCGAACAAACCGGGCCTGTATTAGGCCCAAGGCCCATGTATATAAAGCCACACTTCAGCCATTTTCCCCCACAATGAAGAGGATCACGCTGAAGGGGGAGAGAGTTTGAAGAACCCCAAAATCTAACCCTTCCAGAATTTCAATCTAAAGTAACTTTCAATCTGGAGCTCCGATTGTCGTACCATTTGCAGCCACGCGACCGGAGCGTTGAGCTCTATAAAGCCCAATGGTCAATTTGATAAGAAATTCacgtttttttttcaattttttctttcccAATATCGAAAGCCAATGTGAAATTAtattgaattttgcatgatttcggTGTTTAGTTTCGAGTTAACCTGCGAGCATTGTCGGATTTAGCTTGTTTGAGCTGTGGGTCAGGTAAGAACCCTCCAACCTTTTGTGAGATATTGATTTAGTGAACTCtatattgattatagtgataattGTGATGTTAGATTGAAATTGGTTATCGGTTGGAGTTAATTTGAGAAATTGGAAGCTAGAGAATTAGCTTTAGAGGCTGGGTATCGTTGGTGAGGGGGCTGGAGTTGTGGAGCTTGTGGTTCGAAAATGCTTGAGGTGTTCCGGGTTAtcgagaaatcggccaaggtatggttttggtttctcgtatataatatataatgtgcCGCGAAAATTTAGACTAGTTgacccataggataagttgaattgattattagttgttaaattaaattattgatttgGGGTGAAGTAAGCTTAGAAAATAATGAGTTAAGAATGGAAAGTGCGAAGATGTGACTGAATTAGAATTTAGGGGTAAATGTTGAGACTGGCAATGACTGGTATGGCCGGAATGGTCGAGATGGCAAGATTTGGGGTGTGAACCCGCTTGCGTGTTAACTTGAAAATGTGTTCGGATGACAAGTTGAGGACGgaagttccctctcttgtcgtgatggGATGTGGGAAAgttggaaaggcactctccttcgtattgtttcccctacattcttctctggttgcaaggtagaAAGGCACACTTATTCTTCGATgtagaaaggcactctccttcgtttatcttccaggagaaggtggaaaggcatgTTCCTTCGATGTGAAAAGGCACTCTCTGAtctccttcgtttatgatcctcctAGAGATGCATAACCTAGAGaccaatgtctgggttagctaccagatgtgtcgggttctggcgaTATAACCGATGTGTGAGCTTACGGctaataggacaggcatgcatcatgttgcatttgtttgtttcgtttgggtgtgcataattattttggtttgcctatctgaTAAATTCTGTTTAACTGATAACTGtgatacttgctgtaactgttcttTAAATATGTTTGCCTTGTATTTGCTTGTGTTTGTGATTGTCTTTCTGTTTTGAGTACCTTGGTGGTGGACAGGTGATAatgttgatttgatttgaaatgGGCCAGAGGTCGGGTTGAGTTTAATTGGGCCAGAGGCTGAACTAGTTTGATTTGGGCCATAGGCCATGACTGGTTGGGTCAGTGGTAAGGGTTAAAGTTAAATGAGACAGGAAGTAAACTGCAGGGATAGAGATTTATCATTATTTGGGTACCTTAAagagttttaccaaatttatcATTCAGTTTATTCCTTTAGGTTACcaaatctgagtgtcggcattctaggattgcctttagctttttcgggaccttatttattatatatgtgggcaccttaaccataGTGAGAACCCCCAGTTCTCACCCCAAacaatattgttatttttcagatgcaggttgagaagcACCACTCTGTATTCTGGAGACTCGGATGAAGCGAAGAACTCTTAGGACTTAGGGatgtattttgtttatatttatatatgtatatagattctccacccttgtattttgtattttgtccctcctagaggttgacttggagaaacaggtgttTTGTCATATATTTGGGGTTACtcttttgggttatatatatgtatatgtatatatttacttTGGCCGATTCTAGCTTCGCGAGCCGAATCAGAAGCCTCGCTATATGTATCTTTGGAATTCCTCTCTCACATTTATATCTTACGCGAGTGATGCGATATTCTGTTTAACGCTTTGCTTAACTTTTCTTCACATGCTTATAGTTAAAATTCttttcaactatatatatatatatatatatatatatatatatatatatatatatatatatatatatatatatatatatatatatatatatatatacttttagaggttgtaatgcCTTGCCACCTCaactttatgacttaagcataagactctgtgtggtagggtgttacataaaatatattatatataaatatatagtaattgattttagtagttaattttaatgtataaatagcatttttaataataaaaatatttgataacaaaaaaaattaatcaaaaatagctaaaatttatcttttttaatattcattaattgttgttagaattaataaaaactaaataagataattttagactatttttttttgttttgtttttctagtattttcgtTTTTGATAATTTGATTATTTCATATAGAGTAAAGTGATAATTAGATTCTCGAGAATTTCAATCTCAAACTAATGAGCCCTTAAAGATAAAATAtcaattaaatcatttataataGCGAATGATGGACATGTACGTCCTTCCGTCAATGGATAGTGTCAAATAAAACAGAATTGGccacatattttattattttcagtagTGTGTGTCCTGTTGCTGACACatgaatatgaaaatgatgtaatTTTAGTATGGTTCTAAAAACCGGATCGGACCGACCGATCGAACCGGTTCAACCAGGAATCGGCAATGCAAGAGGTCCGGTCCTCCTCCTATAATCGCTCGAAAGAAAACCGGTGGAAAACCATCAAACTGGCCAAGAACCGGCCAGTTGGGTCAGACTGGTAACCGGCCGGTTCcctaaaacgacgccgttttttaatttgtttaaaaaacaaaaaaagaaaacccGATCCACTCGTGAACCCCCCTTCCCCCATTCATTCATCTCACTCCATCGTCGCCGAACCCTAGCCCTCTGAAGCAAAGGAACCTCGAACCCTAGCCCTCCATCGTCGCCGCCGTTCTGAGGTCGTCAGTGCCGCCGTTGTCCCCAGGTCCTCAGcactgctgcttcttcttcttccccgtGTCGGAACCCAGTAACTCGGCAGGTCCTCTTTGTCTTCGCTGGCTTCTCGAACCCAGGTGAGTGCTCTTCGTCTTCATCTTCTATgaacttcttcttcaatttctgttCCATATTTCTTCAATTTTTCTTGGGTCTTGGCTTGAAGTttggttcttcaattcttcttcttcggtctTCGGTCTTCGGTCTTCGTTCTTCGGTCTTCTTTGTATGTATGGTTCTGATTGCTGTAAAAATTTGTATGTATGGATTGGTTGCTAATGCTGGAAACTTACTCTGTTATGTCATTTGTATCAACCAGAGTCCAGAACACCTAATATTGCTGTTTTAGTGTTTTGCTGTTTTGTAAATGTTACTCTGTTTTAGTCTAGAACACCTAATATGCTGGAAACTTAGTCTGTTATGTAACTGTTACTCTGTtttagtgttttgttgttttgttaatgcTGAAAACTTACTCTATTTTGCAATATTGTTGAATGCTGTAGGCAGAATTTAGACATAGTCTTGTTAATTTCATATCTATTTTTAATTGTGTTGTGGCTCCTGCTTAGGTTAAGAACATGGTTAATCATTGTGTTGTGGCTCCTATTTTTAATTGTTGATGGCTCCTAACTTGTTATTTTTCATTGTGTTGTGgctgtttttaatttcatatttgttttattaatttcagttatggataatagtattaatcaagaagcaatGGCTGATAACAATGCTTCTGTGAATAATAACTTGTCTGTCGATCTTCCTATTTCGAATGATGCTGCTAATCCTAATCCCCGTAGTGCTAACGATAGTCAGTCACAAGGTTCTTCTAACCTACGGGGAAAACAGATTTAGCTTGGAAATATGTTGCTCTACAAATAGTGAATGGAAAACCACAATATCAATGTTTATTTTGTCTACAAGTTTTCAATGGAGGTGGAATTCACAGGATGAAGAAAcgatttttccggttgaaccaccGGTTGGACTGGTTAGACTAGTAAACCAATAATTAAAGCGGTTTGATGACcgattcggttttcagaaccttgagtTTTAGACAATGaagcatttattattatttaactttcCATATAACCTTAGCTTTATCAATTGGTTTCTATTTATCACGAATCCTACTAAAACAGGTAAAGTTTTGCTCTAAAAGTTGTTATCTACATGACAATCTTTCATAAATAACACATCATAGTAGTTAACAGTACATATAATAAATATCATCAGTAAATTTTACGTGATAAATTAATAGAAAAACATAATATATCTATTGTCTATTattataaaaaactaaattaatactTTTTTCTTTCAGAAACTAATTAATCTGGTATCAAAATATTCATGTGCCTAATTTCTTTCATATATAATACTCCTGGCCccgtatataaagaaaaaaaaaagtatatatgtaTTATTCCTTTTACGTAATTCTTATATTTCTTATTACATAATCAAGTAGCCATAATAACATAATGATAACAAATAGTAAAATTTTTGTAATCAATAAGGTCTCTCTCCAATGTAATTGCCAGGAGGATCATAGTTGCAAGTAATGAAACTGCCACCATTATTGTCACAAATGACTTTGGCACAACCAACACGCAATGTGTTGCCCCAAATCACTTGAGTGTAGTGGCCACACATTTGATTATCAGCACATATGTTTAACAAGTAATTAAAGTATGGTTTCTCATCTACCCACATTTTCACAGCATCAACGCCAGAAAGATCATTGCTGCTGCTCCATGCAAGGTTCTCTCCATAGGGACCATGTGAATGGATTAGCTGGCAATCTTGTTTACGTTGATTGGcataattttgtgcatatttttcaaGGGTTTCGTCCCAAACCAAATTCGGTTCACCCAACTCTGATCTTGCTATGTTGTGTGCATCAAGATAGTCGTTTGGTGAATCATGACCATAGACATAATCATTCGTAATGCATAATAAGCCGAATAAGATAcaaataagagaaaatgaaatcttgcatgttttcatattcttgttttctttttgtagTGTAATGTAGGAAGGTGTTTGATGGAAACTATTCGAGTTATAGAAAGGTATTTATaataagaattaattttaatatgtggAAGAGTAATTAACAAACACCGTTTTAAAAGATtatctataataataaaaatggaaGAATTTGTTACTGCTTTCAGCATTTTGTTACTTTGTAGTCTGTACATTCCATAAATATATATGCATAAGGTTGAGTTATTTGAAACTACAACTCAGCAAATCATATCTTTGAAACTAAAAAAGATTCTATCTGGATGACAAGACATATCCTTAGTTGTATGAAATTCCAAATCTATCCAGCATAGAATAGATTAATATATAAGAAGATTTTTAAGTATACCGTCATACCGGTGTATCAgtaatttttaaccgttgatcttaattatatatattatatatattttttataattaagatcaacaatTAAAAATAACTGAAACACCGGTATGACGGGacacttaaaaatttttgtaatatataatagCATAACTAACATGCATCTTGTAATACTGCATTTTTTGCAAGTTTAGAGTAGCTAAAAATACAGAGATTTGATGACTCGTGGAGGAGTTAATGTGATGGGACTTTGACCCATCAAAACTCAAacgataaataataatttttgtaaacaatgtgaataatatattttaaaattgatccaataaaataaaaaaatactctatttttaaattatctcttaaaccttaatattagaataactatcTGTACACTTAGTGAATTATAAACATTTAGTCATTGTTAACTGTGCATGaataaatcgaatcaaaagaaatagctatccaattaaaaataataaatataattatcttcatatatattaaattgaacatctaatatatctattgtttatattgtttagtattttcattgtctacctatacttttccaaattcaaaacatatatataACTTTTGTGTGTGTGGTGTTAATTAAAATACATACCTATATATACCTTTTATTATGAGTATGTTACAGTGATTATTATAATGTTTTAAAAtgtgttattaaaataaaaataatattttttattattaaataacattttataaaaaatattatttaaaaaaataatattaaaatattaaaaaatatgattttaattttaaccatACTTATGTAGTTAAAATTATAGATAAACCTCCTTAAATAATGTTGAAAAATGCTTTTGTGCGAGACATTCTTCATTCAGATGTCTCCATGAGTTTGAAAATGGTGTGTGTTAAATGCTTTGTCGCTTCTTCACCTAAACATCCGTTAATCACTCTTTTATGATCGATCGATGATCATCATCATGTAGCGTCTGGTGATTGGGGAGCAAACAAGCCCTATAGGTTGGATTGTTATGATAATGGTACGATACATCATACAGAGGTCCCATGCATTATTCCAGAAATGAACTTGACGCATTGTGGATCCATTCAATTCACGCCTTCATTGGATTCTTCCAAGTATTAACTAATTAACTTCTCAAGGATATAGTATACTTTATTTATGGGCTTGTCCTTCTATTTTATATTTCCTATTatgctattatttttttatttattaataaaaaatataaataattatatctttatatttttttgtgtaaGAATTTATGTTATTATGGTATaatgttatattttaaaaaaaaattaaattaataaaaaatataaaaataattatattttaaagtaagaaattcaaaaataaaaaacacaaaaaaaaaaaaacgatggCCTTAGCTCATGTTACACACTTACACCCACATGCAATGGGTCCACTCTACTTCGCATCATATAATCTATGTGCTCAGAGAATCTCATACTTTTATGCAAGTTGCTATGGTAAATGGTTTATTTACAGGGAGATTTTAGGGAATAGATTGTAAAAAATATCTATAAACTAaattatatgataaaaatataaatttataattttttttataggatgaaagaaaaattaaaaaagttagaatttatattttgaataataataaaataataaaaaataattataaaaaaatttatattctctctatataattttaatttgtatagtAGAATGTTCTATCTATAAATATAGATTTGTGGCATTATTTTTGTACTAAGA is a window encoding:
- the LOC112784115 gene encoding pathogenesis-related protein 1-like, which encodes MKTCKISFSLICILFGLLCITNDYVYGHDSPNDYLDAHNIARSELGEPNLVWDETLEKYAQNYANQRKQDCQLIHSHGPYGENLAWSSSNDLSGVDAVKMWVDEKPYFNYLLNICADNQMCGHYTQVIWGNTLRVGCAKVICDNNGGSFITCNYDPPGNYIGERPY